In Nerophis ophidion isolate RoL-2023_Sa linkage group LG03, RoL_Noph_v1.0, whole genome shotgun sequence, the following are encoded in one genomic region:
- the slc35g2a gene encoding solute carrier family 35 member G2a, whose amino-acid sequence MNESVISCLQVRSTMESSHLLAAAKKRVKIHPHTVTAKYARHAPYSPQPGGHTHFPQPGDEGYDDAPSFEDFGSFLEETSDRKRLTEAKRWPLSLFGSRDKEKGAAPGPQAECGGEAGAKAAKGVGEQLASFGEASVSASRLTWVGVLGAALANGCVIILTRVASERLGLGAIFLLLARCVVQLLAVVVPLHRGENPFGPEGCRPRLVCYGVAYSLSLCCAYSSLTFAAPDTAATTWRLATTALSAALAFLLLEERLGLADGITLGAGLCGLGVLLLPAADESNSDSPADPVAFWRGAFGWSLAALAGLWMALALVGYRSLKERVGAATALFTVSWTGCLLAPLALVLLQEGWSWPQGAQAWGMILGLVACSAAAFLGVTHGLARLHPALVSACQSVEVPLATALHLALLPMAPTATEVVGNAMVILSVGWLVAVKLLPSRGAARRHREEYEEILDSPIK is encoded by the exons atgaatgaatcagtGATTTCATGTTTGCAG GTCCGGTCCACGATGGAGTCGTCCCACCTCCTGGCCGCCGCTAAGAAGCGCGTGAAGATCCACCCTCACACGGTCACCGCCAAGTACGCCAGACACGCCCCCTACTCCCCGCAGCCTGGCGGCCACACCCACTTCCCCCAGCCCGGGGACGAAGGCTACGACGACGCGCCGTCTTTCGAGGACTTCGGCTCCTTCCTGGAGGAGACCTCGGACCGCAAGCGGCTGACGGAGGCCAAGCGGTGGCCCCTGAGTCTGTTCGGGTCCCGGGACAAGGAGAAGGGCGCCGCCCCGGGACCCCAGGCGGAATGCGGCGGCGAAGCCGGAGCCAAGGCGGCGAAAGGAGTCGGGGAGCAGCTGGCCAGTTTCGGGGAGGCGTCCGTGTCCGCGTCCCGGCTCACCTGGGTGGGAGTTCTGGGGGCGGCGCTGGCGAACGGCTGCGTGATTATTCTGACTCGTGTGGCGTCGGAGCGGCTGGGCTTGGGCGCCATCTTCCTTCTTTTGGCGCGCTGCGTGGTGCAGCTGCTGGCCGTGGTGGTGCCGCTCCACCGGGGGGAGAACCCCTTCGGACCGGAAGGCTGCCGTCCGCGTCTGGTGTGTTACGGCGTGGCCTACTCCCTCTCGCTCTGCTGCGCCTACTCTTCGCTGACCTTTGCCGCCCCGGACACCGCCGCCACCACCTGGCGCCTGGCGACCACGGCGCTGTCGGCCGCCCTCGCCTTCCTGCTGCTGGAGGAGCGCCTGGGGCTGGCGGACGGCATCACATTAGGGGCGGGACTGTGCGGATTGGGGGTTCTCCTACTTCCGGCGGCGGATGAGAGCAACTCCGACTCCCCGGCTGACCCAGTGGCGTTCTGGAGGGGGGCCTTCGGGTGGTCCCTGGCCGCGCTGGCCGGGCTGTGGATGGCCCTGGCCCTGGTCGGGTACCGCTCCCTGAAGGAACGAGTGGGCGCGGCCACGGCTCTGTTCACGGTGAGTTGGACTGGGTGCCTGCTGGCCCCGCTGGCGCTGGTTCTGCTCCAGGAGGGTTGGTCTTGGCCCCAGGGAGCCCAAGCCTGGGGCATGATCCTGGGGTTGGTGGCCTGCTCGGCCGCCGCGTTCCTAGGGGTGACCCACGGCCTGGCCCGCCTCCACCCGGCGCTGGTGTCCGCCTGCCAGAGCGTGGAGGTCCCCCTGGCCACGGCGCTGCACCTGGCCCTGCTGCCCATGGCGCCCACCGCCACCGAGGTGGTGGGCAACGCCATGGTGATTCTGAGCGTGGGCTGGCTGGTCGCCGTCAAGCTGCTCCCTTCCCGCGGCGCCGCCCGGCGCCACCGGGAGGAGTACGAAGAGATCCTGGACTCGCCCATTAAATAA